In a genomic window of Octopus bimaculoides isolate UCB-OBI-ISO-001 chromosome 25, ASM119413v2, whole genome shotgun sequence:
- the LOC128250809 gene encoding uncharacterized protein LOC128250809 isoform X2, with protein MPQNSSRTKCEEGKKQVSRLNAEDKKWMQDIMKCVMDKMTKTYKGSEFNCYMTVEVVLNRQADCYVENDFCKVGWSRRDALKSVFEEHMKKPGKYLFPLLWKNLQRAAAKCLTKDSEKLVTWMKKQFPTL; from the exons ATGCCACAAAATAGTTCTCGTACTAAATGTGAGGAAGGAAAAAAGCAAGTCAGCCGTTTGAATGCAGAG GATAAGAAATGGATGCAGGATATAATGAAATGCGTCATGGATAAGATGACAAAAACCTACAAGGGTTCAGAGTTCAACTGCTATATGACTGTTGAAGTTGTACTCAATAGACAAGCAGATTGTTATGTGGAAAATGATTTTTGCAAGGTCGGCTGGTCTCGCCGCGATGCTCTAAAGAGTGTATTCGAGGAACACATGAAGAAACCAGGCAAATATTTATTTCCGTT ATTATGGAAAAATCTTCAACGCGCTGCTGCAAAATGTCTAACGAAAGACTCTGAAAAGTTAGTAACATGGATGAAAAAGCAGTTTCCTACTTTGtaa
- the LOC128250809 gene encoding uncharacterized protein LOC128250809 isoform X1, with protein MLKLFIVRLFSLALITEGHCSTIQVGTGKIQKGQTAITNECLEFSRNTDCRFYDCLHARFSCGLKEVPQHSSRAKCEEGKRAVNRLHDRDKKWMQDIMKCVMDKMTKTYKGSEFNCYMTVEVVLNRQADCYVENDFCKVGWSRRDALKSVFEEHMKKPGKYLFPLLWKNLQRAAAKCLTKDSEKLVTWMKKQFPTL; from the exons ATGTTGAAGCTTTTCATAGTTCGTTTATTTTCATTGGCATTAATAACTGAAGGGCATTGCTCCACGATTCAAGTCGGTACTGGAAAGATTCAAAAAGGCCAAACAG cGATCACAAATGAATGTTTGGAATTCAGTAGAAATACAGACTGCCGTTTCTATGATTGTTTGCATGCAAGGTTTTCTTGTGGTCTAAAAGAGGTACCACAACATAGTTCGCGTGCTAAGTGTGAGGAAGGAAAAAGGGCAGTCAACCGTTTGCATGATAGG GATAAGAAATGGATGCAGGATATAATGAAATGCGTCATGGATAAGATGACAAAAACCTACAAGGGTTCAGAGTTCAACTGCTATATGACTGTTGAAGTTGTACTCAATAGACAAGCAGATTGTTATGTGGAAAATGATTTTTGCAAGGTCGGCTGGTCTCGCCGCGATGCTCTAAAGAGTGTATTCGAGGAACACATGAAGAAACCAGGCAAATATTTATTTCCGTT ATTATGGAAAAATCTTCAACGCGCTGCTGCAAAATGTCTAACGAAAGACTCTGAAAAGTTAGTAACATGGATGAAAAAGCAGTTTCCTACTTTGtaa